From one Rosa rugosa chromosome 4, drRosRugo1.1, whole genome shotgun sequence genomic stretch:
- the LOC133743871 gene encoding NDR1/HIN1-like protein 6, whose translation MADHQKIHPVQDVEAVQPHAPEAPLVPRGSSKSDKGDQTVREMEAGQYYSPFQGRSIPVMHSKPPKKRSCFRKCLCWTICLLLLQVIVVAITGGIIYLVFRPKLPKYTVSKLQITQFNLNDDQSLSATFDVSITARNPNKKIGIYYEGGSRINVWYTNTKLCEGGLPKFYQGHRNTTELVVPLSGQTQDANGLLTTLQQQQQQTGSVPLTLRVRQPVRIKLGSLKLPKIKFVVRCRLLVDSLSENNDIRIQSSSCKFRLRL comes from the coding sequence ATGGCAGATCACCAGAAAATCCATCCAGTCCAAGATGTTGAAGCAGTACAACCGCACGCCCCAGAGGCACCCTTGGTACCAAGAGGATCTTCTAAATCGGATAAAGGCGATCAAACGGTCAGGGAGATGGAGGCCGGGCAATATTATTCTCCATTCCAAGGACGTAGCATCCCCGTGATGCACTCGAAACCACCCAAGAAAAGAAGTTGTTTTCGTAAGTGCCTGTGCTGGACTATCTGCCTGCTCTTGCTGCAAGTGATTGTGGTTGCAATCACCGGTGGAATTATATACCTTGTGTTCCGACCAAAGCTTCCCAAGTATACGGTGAGCAAACTGCAGATAACCCAGTTCAATCTCAACGATGATCAGAGCTTAAGTGCTACATTCGATGTGAGCATCACTGCCCGGAACCCCAACAAAAAGATCGGCATATACTATGAAGGCGGGAGCCGCATAAATGTGTGGTACACAAACACTAAGCTTTGTGAAGGAGGTTTGCCTAAATTCTACCAGGGTCACCGCAACACCACTGAACTTGTAGTACCACTCAGTGGACAAACTCAAGATGCAAACGGCCTGCTCACCACACTCCAACAACAGCAGCAACAAACTGGCAGCGTTCCGCTCACTCTCAGGGTTCGGCAACCCGTAAGGATTAAGCTTGGCAGCCTCAAGCTCCCAAAGATCAAGTTTGTAGTCAGGTGCAGGTTGTTGGTTGACAGTCTTTCAGAGAATAACGATATTAGAATCCAAAGCAGTAGCTGTAAGTTCAGGCTTAGGCTATGA